The DNA window GATGCGGAGCATCTGGCTCGACTGGCGGCATCGCGGCGTGCGCTCGCCGCGGGGGACCGACTGGCAGGTCGCCTCGCTCAAGCGGATGTTCGTCTCGCCGCGGATCGCCGGGCTGCGCGAGCACCGAGGCGTCGTCGTCGGTCCGGCCGTCTGGCCCGCCGTCATCACGCCGGAGCAGCACGAGGCCGTCGTCGCGATCCTGGCCGATCGTTCGCACCCGCGCGCACCGGCAAGGCGGTACTTGCTCACCGGCGGAGTGTTGCGCTGCGGACGGTGCGGCGCCGCGATGGTCGCTCGGCCCAACGATCGGCGTCAGCCGCGTTACGCGTGCACCGTGGACGCTGGCGGCTGCAACCGAATGTTCCACCTGGCCGAGCCGCTCGAGGACTTCATCCGCGACGCTATCTTGATAGCACTCGACGGTCCGGCGCTGCGCGCGCTTGCCGCTGGCGTCGCGACGGACGATCCGCCCACCGAGGTAGCCGCGGAGCTTGCCGCACTCGAGGATCGTCGCCGTGAGGCCGCGGGCGCCTACTCCTCCGGCGAGATCTCGCTCGAGGCCTTCCGCGCCGCCGACCGCGATCTGGCCGGACGGATCGACCACGCCCGCGACGAGCTTCGCTCGCGCTCGCGCGCAACCATGGCGGCCGCGCTGCCGACGTCGGCCGACGAGCTCGCGGCGTGGTGGGAGCAGGCGAGCCTCGACGAGCGGCGGACCCTGCTCGCTCTCGTCGTCGAGGGCGTCGTGCTGAACCCCGGCGTTCCAGGACGGAGCAGGTTCGATCCCGCTCGCGTTGAGATCGTCTGGCGGGCCTAGAGCTGCGGCGCGTACATCGACGTGACGACAGGAGCCCTCCCGGGCTCGTCGTGACGCCAGGCGAGGGGGTCACCGTCGGGGTTGATATACGCGAGGTGCTCCCGAGTGTTCTCGTCGAAGCCGCGCAGGACGTTCGGCATCTCCCGCGCGAGTCGGTTGAGAAGCTTCCGATGCTTCTCGCCGGTCCCGACGACGAGGATCGTCTCGTCCTCGCGGCCCGCGATCTCACGTCTAAGCCGCTTCAAGTTGTACTCGGGCGTGAGGGTGATCCGAGGTTGCGCGATCACTCTCACTAGTGTAACTTCAGGCATGTAGTCTGCAAGTCGCTGCTCGGCTGGTGTGCCGATAGGCGCGCTCTCTCTGCCAGGCGACCCGATCCGAAGGAGGATCAGGTTGGCTGGCTTTTTCACTTTCGACGGCCCGGCTCTCCGGGAGCTCCGCGAGGCCAAGGGCTGGCGACGTGAGCACCTTGCGCTGACGCTGGGCGTGAGCGCCGGCGCTGTCGACCACTGGGAGAGCGGACGCCGCAGCCCCTCCCGCATGACGGTCATTCGGCTCGCTGCGGTTCTGGGCTGTCATCCGCGGGACCTCCTCGCCGAGGACCCACTGCACGCCGGGATGTCGGCGTGATCGACCGCGAGACCGTCCGCGCATCTCGTGAAGCGCAAGGCTTGCCCGCTCGCGTCGAGGATCCAACCGCGCTCCGCGCCGTCGTCGCGCTCATCCGCCGTAGACCCGTTCGAAAGGCTCGCGTGGAGCGGAAGGCGGGGACCGGATGAGTCCGCCTACAGACGAACGCACCCCCGGCTTGGGAACCGGAGGTGCGCAAGACCAGCAACCGGCTGAGAGCATAACCCGAGACGCGGACGCGGCCGACAAGGCTATCGCCGAGATCCGCCGGTGGGAACGTGCGGCGCGTCTGGTCGCAGACGATCCCGCCCTCTCGCTACGAGCCAAGTGCCGCGCGCTCCTCGAGATGACGGCCAGGGCGCGGCGGTCCGATATCGCCAGCTTCCTCGAGCATGCGATCTGGCGCGGTTGCGGCCACTTGTTCGAGGAGGACATCCGCGTCCCCACCGACGTCATCGGTGCTATTCGCCGGCTTCGGCGACAAGGCCGCGACGCCTGCCCCACGTGCCTGCGGCCGCTCCCCGATCACGACGAGCTAGATCACTGGCGCGAACTCATCCACAACTACAACAAGAGGCCGGCATGACGCCCGACGACGACCGCGCCACCCTCGAGCTCGTCGCCGAGGTAACGGAAGGACTCCCTCGGGAGACTCTGGCCGGTCTTCTCGACGATATCCGCTCGCACGTGAACCGGTTCATCGGCTTTACGTCGGACCACGCTCCGATCGCCATCGCATTGTGGGTCGCTCACTGCTACGTCGTGAGTGCCGCCGCGATCGCGGCCTATCTTCGGATCCGGTCGGCTGCCGAGGAGTCGGGCAAGTCGACGCTGCTCGAGGTGCTGCACCAGCTGCTCCGCACACGCGGCATCAACGCCGTCTCGGTCTCGCCGTCGGTGGTGTACCGACTGAGAGAGAAGGTCGGCCCGGTTGCGCTCCTGCTCGACGAGACCGACAACGGCCTCGCCAAACGCCAGGACGACTCGGCGCGCGACCTGCTCTCGATCGTGAACGCCGGATACCGGGACTCGGCGATGGTGTACCGGACCGAGGGCCGCAGCTTCGAGCCGCGTGGGTTCAAGTGCTTCGGCCCGGCCGCGATCGCCGGCATCGGCTACCTCGAGCCGACGACGGAGTCACGGTGCATCCCGATCGTGCTCCCCCGGAAGCCGCGCGGGAGCCTGGAGCGGTTCCTGTCGTTCAAGGTGGAACCGGCAGCCAACCGGATCGCAGAGCGTCTGGAGGCGTGGGCGACGCCGGACGTGATCGACACGCTCCGGGACGCCTCTCCTTTCTACCCGGCCGAGCTCCGTGATCGCCACGTCGAGGTCTGGTGGAACTTGTTCGCGATCGCCGACCTCGCTGGGGAAGGCTGGCCCGAGGCCGCACGCGCTGCCGCGGTGGCGCTCCATGTAGGTGATGACGACGAGTCCGTCTACTCGGTCGGCGTGCTCCTGCTCTCACATGTGCTCCGCGCGTTCACCGAGCGCGACGCCGACCGGCTCCCCACGGCAGAGCTGCTCGAGCTCCTGGCCGCGAACGAGGAGGGCCCATGGGGCCGCTGGTGGAGCACCGAGCTAAACCGCGATGGCCCCCCTCGTGCGGCCGCGGCCGACCTGGCTCGCAAGCTGAAGGCGTTCCCAAAGCCGGACGGCAAGCCGATCAAGCCCGGCGTGATCCGGATGCCCGATGGATCGACCCCCCGCGGCTATCACCGTGATGACTTCGAGGCGGCGTGGGCGGCCTATCTGGGGTTTGGGTCCCCCCACGCAACGGATGCAACACATGCAACGCCCCTGGCCAGCACCGTTGCGTCTGTTGCGTCTGTTGCGTCCCCCCACCCAAACGAGGCAGAGGAGGCCGAGGCTCCGAAGTGCGTTCGGTGCGCGCGGTATGGGCCGGATCACCTCGGCGCCCATGTCTCGGTCTGGCCCGGAGGTGCGGCGTGAGCGCCGTTACGGACAGCGACCGTCGCGCGCGCGGCGACGCCAGCAGCCGTAACGGGCACAAAGGTCAACCCAATCTGCCGGGCTTCGAGCCTTCGCAGCTGGACTACGAGTCCCGGGTCATCGCGCTCCGAGCCCTGGTCACCGGACAGAGCTCCGAATACGAGTTCTGGCACGAGGTCGATGGAAAGCGCTTCGACGGCCTGACGATCGGGCTGGACGAGGAGGGGCGGCTATGGGGCGCCACGTGGGCGACTTGGCTCGAGGGCGCACTACAGGAACGCCGCCAGGAGGAACGGGCCGCTCGAGTCCGACAACGCGCGGAGGAGATGGAGGAGGCTCGTCGCCGGATCCATGCATTCCGCGAGGGAAGTGTCACGGATACGGCTCGCGCGGTCGCTGTGTCACTGGAAGCCGTCACGACGCTGGAGCGCGCGATCAAGTGGGACCAGCCGATCCCTCACAAGAGGGTCGACATGCCGAACGCGCTGCAATGGATTATGTGGCGGGCGAAGGACGGCGCCGGCCACGACGAGGAACCCTGTGGCTTCTGCGCCGGGCGGTCCCCGCGTTACTACCGCTCCATGTGCGACGAGCATTTGCTCGAGTGCTTCCGGAGGGAGGTCCGCGAGCGGATCTGGGAGTGCACAGCATGTGGCCGCGGCTACCTCAGTCGCCGTCGCTGGGAAGACCGCGTCGGGTACTGCTCGGACGAGTGCGAGGTCGTTACGAAAGTCGATGCCGCTCGCGCGCGGCGTACCGATAGCCGTAACGCGCTCGGGCTACGTTGCCAGGTCTGCGACGAGGTGATCGACGCTGGCCGCTCCGACGCTCGCTACTGCTCGCCGGCCTGCCGGCAGAAGGCCTACCGATCGAGGAGAACGCGGCGTGATCCCGCGCGCACGCTGTGAGTTCTGCGGCGAGGGCCTCGCAGTGGGAGATGCCGTGATCTTCGGTCCGTCGCCCTCGGCCGAAGTGCTCACGTCCCTTGCCGAGCGGTTCATGGCGGGCGAGGAGGTTGAGCTCGTGTTCTTGCATCCGGAGTGCGACGCCCTTATCGATGGAGGCTCAGCGTGAGCGGCTCGGTCCTTGAGGCTCGGTGCCACAAGGTCGCCTTCGGGAGCGAGGCCGAGGCCATGCGGCGATTGATCGAGCTCGCGCTGAAAGCACCTCGCCGCGAGAACTTGCCGGTCCGCGCCTATCGCTGTCCAGGGTGTGAGGCCTGGCACCTCACGAGGCGAGCAACATGAGCAGCGTCCTGCCGGTCCAGTGCGCTGAGCCACGATGTGCCCGTCGGGCGATCCCCGGTCGTGGACGATGCGAGTTGCACGGCGGGCGGGCCTGGCTGGGCACCCACCCCATGCCCCGAGGCTGGTCCCGACTCAGGGCCCAGGTACTCCTCGAGGAGCCTCGGTGTCGATCGTGCGGGGGACCGAGCACCGAGGTCGACCACGTCTTGGCCCGAGCCAACGGTGGGACGGACGATCGAGCCAACCTGGCCGCCCTCTGTTCGGCCTGCCACGCAGCGAAGACCGTCCGCGATCGAACCGACGCGCGTCGGCGGAAGCGAGCGGCGAGATGACCTCGCATTTTTTCCCGCGGCGTGTTCAAGAGCGGCAATCTTCGGCGGGAGGCGCCGCCGCGTTTCCCCGCCGCCGTTTTCAAACGCAGCAACCGCCCAGAACGGCCTAGAACGACCGGAGAGGAGCAGATGACGTGAGCGATCGACCGAAGGTCCCACCGCCGAGCGATGAGGCCCTGAACGACGTGGCGGCCGCCGTCCAAAGGGCGTTGACGCGTCCAGGTGACGAGCTCGACGGCATGTTCATGTTCGCCACGGCACTCGCGCCCGATGGCCAGCGGTACATGCAGGCCATGATGTGGCCGACCGAGCAGGCCGACGAGATCCGCGAGGCTCTGCGCCGGTTCCTCGACGGCCGCCCCGGCTGGGAAGGCGGCCCGTCGTGGGAGGAGCCCGATGCCGAATAGGCCCAAGCCCGTCGAACGCAAGCGCCGCGCGGGCAACCCCGGCAAGCGGGCGTTGCCGAAGCCCGTCGCGATCGTTCCTGCCGTCGACGGCATTCCTCGGGCGCCCGTGCCGCTCGATCGAGCGGGCCGCGATCTGTGGCGCACGATCTGGTCCGAGGCCTCGGAGTGGTTGGCGCCTTCGGACGTCCCGATGGTCGCGCTGCTCGCGCAGTTCGCCGACGAGCGCGCCCGGTGGCTCGCCCTGGTCGACGAGGAGGGACTGACGCACACCACGGCCCACAAGACCATGCGCGTGCATCCCGGAGTGAGTGAGGTTCGCCGCCTCGAGGCGGCCATGATCACCGTGATGTCGCTGCTCGGTCTGTCGCCGTCGGACCGCGCCCGACTCGGACTCACCGAGGTGCGCAAGCTCTCCGGTCTGGCCGACCTGATGCAACGGAGGCAGCGTGAC is part of the Actinomycetota bacterium genome and encodes:
- a CDS encoding P27 family phage terminase small subunit, which encodes MPNRPKPVERKRRAGNPGKRALPKPVAIVPAVDGIPRAPVPLDRAGRDLWRTIWSEASEWLAPSDVPMVALLAQFADERARWLALVDEEGLTHTTAHKTMRVHPGVSEVRRLEAAMITVMSLLGLSPSDRARLGLTEVRKLSGLADLMQRRQRDLG
- a CDS encoding DUF3631 domain-containing protein, with translation MTPDDDRATLELVAEVTEGLPRETLAGLLDDIRSHVNRFIGFTSDHAPIAIALWVAHCYVVSAAAIAAYLRIRSAAEESGKSTLLEVLHQLLRTRGINAVSVSPSVVYRLREKVGPVALLLDETDNGLAKRQDDSARDLLSIVNAGYRDSAMVYRTEGRSFEPRGFKCFGPAAIAGIGYLEPTTESRCIPIVLPRKPRGSLERFLSFKVEPAANRIAERLEAWATPDVIDTLRDASPFYPAELRDRHVEVWWNLFAIADLAGEGWPEAARAAAVALHVGDDDESVYSVGVLLLSHVLRAFTERDADRLPTAELLELLAANEEGPWGRWWSTELNRDGPPRAAAADLARKLKAFPKPDGKPIKPGVIRMPDGSTPRGYHRDDFEAAWAAYLGFGSPHATDATHATPLASTVASVASVASPHPNEAEEAEAPKCVRCARYGPDHLGAHVSVWPGGAA
- a CDS encoding HNH endonuclease signature motif containing protein; translated protein: MPRGWSRLRAQVLLEEPRCRSCGGPSTEVDHVLARANGGTDDRANLAALCSACHAAKTVRDRTDARRRKRAAR
- a CDS encoding recombinase family protein, coding for MATRAAKVAPRAGVYARISHDRIGDELGVRRQLADCEKLARSRGFTITDRYVDNDVSAYAGRRRPEYERMLADLSAGRIGAVVAWHPDRIYRHPRDLEAFVETIEQAGAAVLTVQAGELDLSTASGRMVARMLGAAARYESEHKAERQRRKHRELAEAGKPVGGGDRPFGFEDDRVGIREGEAHEIRDAVERLIAGASMRSIWLDWRHRGVRSPRGTDWQVASLKRMFVSPRIAGLREHRGVVVGPAVWPAVITPEQHEAVVAILADRSHPRAPARRYLLTGGVLRCGRCGAAMVARPNDRRQPRYACTVDAGGCNRMFHLAEPLEDFIRDAILIALDGPALRALAAGVATDDPPTEVAAELAALEDRRREAAGAYSSGEISLEAFRAADRDLAGRIDHARDELRSRSRATMAAALPTSADELAAWWEQASLDERRTLLALVVEGVVLNPGVPGRSRFDPARVEIVWRA
- a CDS encoding helix-turn-helix transcriptional regulator, whose product is MAGFFTFDGPALRELREAKGWRREHLALTLGVSAGAVDHWESGRRSPSRMTVIRLAAVLGCHPRDLLAEDPLHAGMSA